Genomic window (Chondrocystis sp. NIES-4102):
ACTGCAATTGCTAAAAGTGCCAAAGCAGCTAAATCAAAAATACAAAAACCTTTATTTGAATACGGTGATTGGATAACAGTTTTATTAGCAGTAGCTGTTCTTTCCCAAATGAATGGTATGGGTCATGATTTAGGACACGCAGGACTGTTTTTACTAATGCTAGCTTTAATTGCCCGTCCAATTCGCTTTTTTTGGGATGCACCCTTAAAACATCGAAGAGCGATCGGTATTTTTGCTTTTGCTGCTACTTTAGGTCATGCTATTTATGCAACTATTAATGTTTTAGATGCTGATCCTGGTATTGTCCTAGCAATGTCACCTAAAAATCAAATAGGAATTCTGGCTGGTGTAATTGCTTTAGGCATTATGACTCCTGCTGCTATAACCAGTTTTCAATCTTTACAACGTAAGTTAGGCAAAACATGGCGACAAATTCACTTGCTAACTGTCCCTGCTTTAGCTTTGGCTGTATTACACACAGTTTTAGTTGGGCCTCACTATATGTTAGAGTTTAAAATGGAGTTTCTCGACCATATACGCACCTATTGCGTTGTATTAGTAGGTGTCTTGGTATTATTGATGAGAAAACAGATCTTTTGGTCGGTTTTGGGTTTAAATAAACTTGGTAAATCCGCTAATAAAAAGCCTATTAATCAGGAAGCTAAATCTTTAAATAATTCTCCACAAAGTAAAGAGCTTGCTAAAACTTAATTATTTTTCAATCACAAGTTATCTGGTAATTAGATTACTTAGAAATCCCTCTTGGTTTTAGTTTAGAGGGATTATTTTTATTAGATAAATAAATACTATTGAGTTTCGTAATCATCCTCGAAACACTAATTGCAATAGTAATACTGAGCGAGAAACATTTAGGTTAGCTAAAATCAATATAATTAAATATATCTCAATATAAAAATATACATATTTACAATGTCTCAAGCTGCTTTAAATTTAGTCGCAGTCGGGATTTTCATCATGACGATGACATCCTTATTAGGCCCAATTTTCCATATTTCTCCTGTAGTACCAGCTTCCCTTACCTTTGGTATATTAAGTTTAGCCACCCTAGACACCCTAAGTTGGAATAGTAAAGGAGTTTCACTATTATTAGACTTATTTGCTTCATCCGAACAACGCCAGCGTATCATTAATCATGAAGCAGGGCATTTTTTAACAGCTTATTTCTTAGGTATTCCGATCGCAGGTTATACCTTAACTACTTGGGAAGCTTTACAACAAGGACAATTACGGCGTGGTGGAGTAAATTTAGAGACAGAAGCATTGACCCAAGAACCTCTAGAATTAGAAAAAATACGTTTAACTTTAGATCGTTTTTGCACTGTTTGGATGTCGGGGGTAGCTGCCGAAAAAATGGTTTTTGGTGATGCTCAAGGTGGTGTAGAAGATCGACAGCAGTTACAGCAGGCGTTAAAAATGTTAGGATTTCCCGAAACAGTTTATCTTCAAAAAGAACGTTGGGCGCAACTTCAGGCAACTAATTTGTTAACTAGACATCAAAAATCCTATGAGGCTTTAGTAGAAGCAATGAAGCAAAGAGCCTCTGTGGCAGAATGTTGTGCTGTAATACAACAACACTGTGATGTGGATACAGTAGCTACTTATGGATAATTATTAGTTAACTGTGTTATAGGCGTAATAAACTAGTTTAGGACAATTCGGGTGATTATCTGGTCGTAGTAGGTATTAGTGATCAGTGAACAGTTAAAGACTAATAACTCAAAAATGTCCATTAATTATCTAATATAGATAAAATTTTTGTTTAAAACTTGGTCTGCATAAGTTTAAATCTCTAAGTTGTGTTGACCAAGATTAAAATTAAAGTAAATCAATAAATCAATGGCATTTTCAAGATCAATCGCCAAATTATTGCTAAATATCTCAAAATCAAACAAGATTATGGTTGTTATATAAGCTTACGGAATTAGCCTAATTCTACGTAGATTAAGGACGGGTCATAAAAAGCGTGGAAAGGTAAAGTAGAGATCATCAAATTTATTCATCAACCAGTCCATAATCTATTTTTAAAATATAAACTTGAGAGTAGTAGAATCTTATTGCCAATTAAACATAGATAATTATTAATTGACACAATTGCGGATTGAAATGAGAAAATAAAAAGCTACCTTAACTGTTAGCTGAAGATATGAGTTTAAATTGGATTAACCGCGCGAAGCGTTTAAGTGTCTTACCGCCCTACGTATTTGCTCGTTTAGATGAATTAAAAGCCCGCGCCAGAGAACAAGGATTAGATTTAATAGATTTAGGTATGGGTAACCCTGATGGTGCTGCCCCTCAACCAGTTATTGATGCTGCGATCGCAGCTTTACAAGACCCTTCCAACCACGGTTATCCACCCTTTGAAGGGACTGCCAGCTTTCGCCAAGCAATTACAGACTGGTATCAAAGATGTTATGGAGTAGAATTAGATCCAAATAGCGAAGCTTTACCATTAATCGGGTCAAAAGAAGGTTTAGGTCATTTAGCAATGGCATATATTGACCCAGGCGATCTTATTTTAGTCCCAAGTCCTTCCTATCCTGCTCATTTTCGCGGTCCATTAATTGCAGGAGCAAAAATTCATCCAATTAATTTATCAGCAGAGCAAAATTGGATAATCGACCTAAGTACTATTCCTGAAACTGTGGCTCAACAAGCCAAGATCCTCTATTTTAATTATCCTAATAATCCTACTACTGCCACTGCACCCAAAGAATTTTTTGAAGAAGTAGTTAAGTTTGCTCGTCATTACGAAATCTTACTCGTCCACGACCTTTGTTATGCAGAATTAGCTTTTGATGGTTATCAACCCACATCTCTATTAGAAATACCAGGAGCAAAAGAAATCGGTGTTGAGTTTCATACCCTATCTAAAACCTATAATATGGCAGGTTGGCGTGTAGGATTTATGGTGGGCAATTCAGATATTATCCAAGGTTTACGCACACTTAAAACTAATTTAGATTATGGTATCTTCTCTGCGGTACAGAAGGCAGCAGAAACAGCTTTGCAATTACCAGATGAATATATTAAAAAAGTACAAAATCGTTATAGTCAAAGAAGAGATTTCTTAATCAAAGGGTTAAGAGAATTAGGATGGCAGATTTCCCCTTCTAAAGCAACCATGTATCTTTGGATTCCAACCCCTATAGGCAAAGGGTCAACAGAATTTGCCCTAGACCTTTTACAGCAAACAGGAGTAGTAGTTACCCCAGGTAACGCTTTTGGAGACGCAGGAGAAGGGTATGTGCGGATTAGTTTAATTGCAGATTGCGATCGCTTAGGAGAAGCAATTAATCGCTTTAAGCAAGCAGGGATTAATTATCAGTAAACCAGATCAAATTTTTGTAATTTTATAAACAATTACCTGCCTACAATTGTCTTTTACCTTTCTCGACGGTGTAATTATATTTCTTAAGTTCCACTTATAGTATGTAACTATATTTATTCCTGACCTCGATCAATACGAAATCTTTCTACCGAAGACAGCAAACCACGGGCAATACCTACTAAATTTTGTAGTGCGCCCCCAACCCTTTGAGATTCTTGAGATGTAGCTTGAGCAGTTAATTCTACTGATTGCATTACTTGTGCTACAGCCCGAGAGTTTTCTCGCTGTTCGACGGTATCGGCAGTAATTGAACGAACTAAAGTATCAATCCGATTTGATACCTGAATAATATCCTCTAGGGCCGTTTTTGCTTGTTCGGCTCTTTCAGTTACGTCGATAACCTCCTGAATACCTTCTTCCATCGCTGTCATTACCGATCCAGTTTCACTTTGAATTTGTAAAACAATTTGCTCAATTTCTTTCAAAGATTTACCAGATCTATCTGCTAACTGCCTAACCTCATCAGCAACTACAGCAAAACCCCGACCAGCCTCTCCTGCTTTGGCTGCTTGAATTGAGGCATTTAAAGCTAATTGGTTAGTTCTTTCGGCAATTTGCGAAATCAAAAGTACAATTTTAGAAATTTCCTGTGAAGCTTCTGCCAACCTTTTAACCTTACGGGCTGTTTCCGATACCGTTTCTCTAATTTGAAAAATTCCTGCTACAGTTCGTTCTACCGCCTTACCACCTTTGAGTGCTGTGACTGAGGATGAACGAGCCACTTCCTCAGCTTCACGGGCATTATCTGCTACCCTTTCAATCGATTCGGTCATCATTTGTACCGAATTTAAAGTTACTGCTAATTCTTCTGCCATACGCAATGCTTCACTGGATTGATTGCGTGCAAACAATTCACTATCAGTAGAACCCTTGTTTACCTGCTCCGCAGCTTCTTTTACCTGACGAACAATTTCTCGCAAACTTTGGATAGTTAAGTTAAAAGCATCAGCAACTGCTCCTAATACGTCTGCTGTAACTGTAGCTTGGACTGTTAAGTCTCCTCTGGCTGCACCTTCAACGTCATCTAGTAGTCTAATTACCTGCCTTTGTAAATCTTCTTTTGCTTGTTCTGTTTCTTCCGCTCTTCTTTGAGCTTCTTGAGTAGTAGTTAAAATCACTCTAGTCATACGGTTAAAACCAGTTGCTAACTGTCCAAATTCATCTTGAGAAAAAACAGTTGCTTTAGCATTTAAATTACCTTGATAAACATCATCAAATTGAGTTTTCAAGTCAATACTGGCTTTAGTTACGTGTCTGGCTGTAATTTTACCTAACGCTGCTGCTGTACCTAAACTTGTTGCTCCTGCAACTAAAGAGAGGATTAAGCTATTTTTAGCACCTCTGGCAAAACTATTTTCAGAACTTTGACTAGCAGCAATACTAGATCCTAACAACCCAATAAATAATACAGCGATCGCACTAGCTAATCCTGCTGCCCCTGCTGTAATAAGCTGTTTCTTCTCTATAGGTGCATTAATAAATCCTGCTAATGTTCCCTGATTGACTTCTATAAGTGGTGCTTCTTTTGCACCTGATAAGGAAGTAGTTGCAGAAGTTGCATTAACTTCACTAGACGCAATTTCTTCGGGGTTCATCGCAGTAGATTCTGCAACCAGATTATTAGAAGAGGCATAACTATTAATACTAGGCTCTTCTGGCAAGTTAAATAAACCTGTATCTGGTAAATTTTGCTCTAATTCCTCTAAATCAAAGAAACTACTATCAATTTCATCAAATTCTAGTTCATCTTGATAATCTAAACCTCCTTTATCCGAAGTATCTTCTACTTCTGCGCCATAATTTTCGCTGCCTGCCATATAAAAAGGTTCAGTCAAAACTGTATCAATTTCTAATTCTGAACTATCTTCATAATCATTTTCATAATC
Coding sequences:
- a CDS encoding conserved membrane protein; translated protein: MIRVLVVDDLKLICRGLKAMFVAETDIEIVGFAHNGKEAIKQTEAKKPDVVIIDILMPVMGGIEATKEISKKFPQVNVIVLSSFEDEPIILEAIAAGAKGYLLKNMVGEDIAAAIRAVHRGSSHFAPGIIDNLAKYAQTEIIATKNSIVPSKVCTIESLDSPTIDLVKDKPKKTTSAPAKTGKMTAIAKSAKAAKSKIQKPLFEYGDWITVLLAVAVLSQMNGMGHDLGHAGLFLLMLALIARPIRFFWDAPLKHRRAIGIFAFAATLGHAIYATINVLDADPGIVLAMSPKNQIGILAGVIALGIMTPAAITSFQSLQRKLGKTWRQIHLLTVPALALAVLHTVLVGPHYMLEFKMEFLDHIRTYCVVLVGVLVLLMRKQIFWSVLGLNKLGKSANKKPINQEAKSLNNSPQSKELAKT
- a CDS encoding methyl-accepting chemotaxis sensory transducer, which encodes MASGTNYSQEYGQAEKAYLESDFAQAAKIIDHLAEEFPNDPNVLLLRGHIYCYGFQNYDLAREQYENVLQFSDEQDLIDFARSGIEQLEQLQQQSMGSELDFDEDNFEMPEMFGGENIVPFPTSVGIDFAQQEDAIEEDFDFGEDYSSKLDNTEMAGDSEEDLTAIKEDTFDNPFLNVNQANSENIALDEQQHSFEDSFTEFEHSSAFQDKSNIAASATFMADLDDQDDSFPKYAEDDFAVNQRDYENDYEDSSELEIDTVLTEPFYMAGSENYGAEVEDTSDKGGLDYQDELEFDEIDSSFFDLEELEQNLPDTGLFNLPEEPSINSYASSNNLVAESTAMNPEEIASSEVNATSATTSLSGAKEAPLIEVNQGTLAGFINAPIEKKQLITAGAAGLASAIAVLFIGLLGSSIAASQSSENSFARGAKNSLILSLVAGATSLGTAAALGKITARHVTKASIDLKTQFDDVYQGNLNAKATVFSQDEFGQLATGFNRMTRVILTTTQEAQRRAEETEQAKEDLQRQVIRLLDDVEGAARGDLTVQATVTADVLGAVADAFNLTIQSLREIVRQVKEAAEQVNKGSTDSELFARNQSSEALRMAEELAVTLNSVQMMTESIERVADNAREAEEVARSSSVTALKGGKAVERTVAGIFQIRETVSETARKVKRLAEASQEISKIVLLISQIAERTNQLALNASIQAAKAGEAGRGFAVVADEVRQLADRSGKSLKEIEQIVLQIQSETGSVMTAMEEGIQEVIDVTERAEQAKTALEDIIQVSNRIDTLVRSITADTVEQRENSRAVAQVMQSVELTAQATSQESQRVGGALQNLVGIARGLLSSVERFRIDRGQE
- a CDS encoding aminotransferase class I and II — its product is MSLNWINRAKRLSVLPPYVFARLDELKARAREQGLDLIDLGMGNPDGAAPQPVIDAAIAALQDPSNHGYPPFEGTASFRQAITDWYQRCYGVELDPNSEALPLIGSKEGLGHLAMAYIDPGDLILVPSPSYPAHFRGPLIAGAKIHPINLSAEQNWIIDLSTIPETVAQQAKILYFNYPNNPTTATAPKEFFEEVVKFARHYEILLVHDLCYAELAFDGYQPTSLLEIPGAKEIGVEFHTLSKTYNMAGWRVGFMVGNSDIIQGLRTLKTNLDYGIFSAVQKAAETALQLPDEYIKKVQNRYSQRRDFLIKGLRELGWQISPSKATMYLWIPTPIGKGSTEFALDLLQQTGVVVTPGNAFGDAGEGYVRISLIADCDRLGEAINRFKQAGINYQ